gttgaggacacctcctcatgagcttcttgaacctctcccaagcttcatagagattcctgtcggtggattgagcaaaagtcatgatgtcattcttgagcttcctcaagagggctcttggaacaaaccttgtggtgaacttctcagccaagtcttcccaagatgtaatgctaccttggggctgtgaattcaaccactcttcagcagtatccctcaatgaaaaagggaataaactcaagcggatggtgtccgctgaaacattctgaactctgtaggtgttgcaattgcggataaaccgctccatgtgtgcatgaggatcttcaagagcacctccaccatactgattttggctcaccaagttgatgaatgccggactcagctcaaagtttcccgtgccatcgggggaaactatgctgcccggataatcgtagctcatggcagccgaggtgaggtctctgagagaacgattggcattctccaattcttgctcttgaagtctttgagcaagagcctcattcactctttcttcaatgtgggcttgcatctcctcttccgtcatttgagcagccatggcttcaagcctttgttgggctcgacgacggcgaagagtacgttcaggctccggatcaaacagcaatggatccgtgccaagcctactgtgcataaactgaaatcacaaaaacagagaaaaggttagtaacacctattcaatgcaatgcttagtagaacaaacaaacaaactctttaacttaaaccgaaaaccacaaacaatccccggcaacagcgccaaaaacttgttggtcaattcgcaagtgtacgaatacctccgggttttaaaatatcgaaccacagggaatgtgaatgagaattgttgatttaagcctaaagtttgcaagttcttaaaacagtaaatttcaaagattggttttggttgatttaGACAAAAGATTTGCagaagagcaatgttgaaaatgatgtaaataacaaatgatggaaaattgccttgggttgttgatcatctaatccattttagtccacctatcctatgcatgtgaatccttgatttaactcttgttgataaagcctatgtacttactagttgattcctcacaaaagtaattctctcaaattgaaagataagcccaattccttgtgtacttaaacattcataagaggtatataagcatgtatattcaggccaacaaaaccctaccctcactctatgcctagaagcaagtatagaaggatctattccaattcatgtccctaaatcataacaaatttccatttgattataatctagcctatagaaaaggtgcaccaaagctaaacatgcaataaggaattgaaatacaagattgaatcaagactcatgcatagagataggatttacaaactaaaatttcatagaatctcttaacccaaagcaaaaagtaaactagccactcatggctagtgaattcataaaggaaatgtaaagaaaacctgagaagaaatacaagttggaagcctcccttggccccaaagttctcctcagctctcaaacttgatcaaaaatgagtaaaatgtccaaatgtatcaaagaaattggcctaagccttatttataggcaaaatgaacgaaactgggcgctcaggcgccaattcagagcgtctgagcgccaattgcatgttgaaaaaaaatgcctctgaccctattggcgcctaggcgcccattcccagcgcctaggcgcttaagctcgcctgaaaaagactttttggcttctgaaactcctcttttcaatcctctttaagttcttcatcaattccatgcttcttggcattctttctccttcagtttctgctctccaaacctaaccaacaagtcaaggaagattctagaagctccaagagctcattagcacaagaggtccttcataaaacacaacaaaaccatgcaagtcctaaactttacttaaaatgcaagaaaactacctataaaactactaaattaccaaaacaaaataaagactaaagaaaagaataaaaatgcatgagaatgcatgaaacactacatgagactcaacaaaaagactcaaaacaaccaaagaaatgaccctaaaaacactaccaAAACAGGGTCATCAATAACACAGGCTCACTTAGCTGTCTTATCGGACCCTTTCACGAAggaagaggtggaggaggctTTATTCCAAATGCACCCGACAAAGGCTCCAGGGATTGATGGCTTTCCAGCTATTTTCTATCAAAAATTTTGGGGCGTGATTGGAGATGATGTAGCGTGGTTCTGCCTACAGATTCTTCAGGGTCAGGCATCACTAGGTATCATCAATCATACTTTACTTGTTCTTATTCCTAAGATAAAAAAGGCGGAACATGCAACCCAATTTAGACCTATCAGTTTATGTAATGTAATTTTCAAAATAGTGACAAAAACGATTGCCAATagattgaaattaattttgccTGATTTAATTTGTGAAGCACAAAGTGCCTTTGTGCCTAATAGGCTGATCACAGATAATGCTCTTATTGCTCATGAGTGTTTTCActacatgaagaagaaaattactGGCCGGAATGACATTATGGCTCTGAAATTAGACATGGCGAAAGCCTATGACCAAATTGAATGGTCCTTTTTGCGATCCGTGATGGAAAATATGGGGTTTCCACAGAATTGGGTGAGTTTGATTATGAGATGTGTCTCAACTGTTTCTTTTTCTATTATGCTTAATGGTAACCCCCAAACTGTTTTCAGCCCAGGTCGTGGCTTACGGCAAGGGGACCCTTTATCACCttacttatttattttgtgTGGGGAGGTTTTTTCAGCTTTGATTGAAAGAGTTGTCTTGTCTGCAAACCTGAGTGGTATCCGTGTTGCCAGAGCAGTACCTGTTATATCTCATTTACTCTTTGCAGACGATAGTATTGTGTTTGCTAGGGCAAATGTGGATAAGGCAAGAACTTTACAGGCTATTGTAGCTACGTACGAGCGAGCTTCCGGACAAGTTATCAACCTAGATAAGTCCATGCTCTCAGTAAGCCGAAATGTGACTGATAATAGATTTGATGAGCTAAAACAGCTATTGAATGTTAAGGCGGTCGAGAGCTATGACAAATATCTGGGGTTGCCAACTGTTATTGGTAAGTCGAAAGtacaaattttgaattttgtcaAAGAACGTGTTTGGAAGAAATTAAAGGGGTGGAAAGAAAAGGCCCTCTCGAGGGCAGGTAGAGAAGTTTTAATTAAAGCGGTGGCTCAGGCTATCCCCTCATATGCTATGTCTTGTTTTATCTTACCAGATGGTATTTGTGCAGAGATAGACAGCATGATATCCAGGTTTTTATGGAGTGGTGATGTTACCAGGCGTGGTTTGCACTGGACGGGGTGGAAAAACCTTTGCAAGAATAAATCTGATGGTGGCCTAAGTTTCAGAGATTTTAAGTCCTTTAATTTATCCCTAGTGGCAAAGAACTGGTGGAGAGTCTATACTCAACCTGACACCTTGCTTGCCCGTGTTTTCAGTGGTGTGTATTTCCCGAGGGGATCGATTTTGGGAGCCAAAAAAGGGTATAGGCCAAGTTATGCTTGGTCTAGTATATTGAAAGCTAGTTGGATTTTTGAGAGAGGTGGGCTTTGGCGTATAGGAGATGGTTCAAAGGTTCATGCTTGGACGGATAAATGGTTGCCAAATGGTGTGCCACTTACTTACCAGCATGATGTGGTGGATAGCCTTGGCATTGTCATGGTCTCAGATTTGATTGAGAAGGGCCCAAACAGGTGGAGAAGGGACGTGGTGGAGGAAGTTTTCCATCCTACAACAGCAGCTTATATTCTAGCTCTTCCATTGGGGGCACACGGTGGTGATGATGTCCTTGCATGGCCTCACACCACGACAGGGCAGTATACATCTAAGACGGGTTACAATTATGTGTGCGGCTTGTTAGCCTTGGAGGTGGCTACGTCCTCTTCCACAGCGGGTTCGACGTTGCAGCCCAAGCTTTGGCGGAAATTCTGGGCAACCAATGCATTACCGAGGTGCAAGGAGACCGCTTGGCGAGCTATCTGTGGCTTTCTTCCGGTTCGTGACCAGCTCTTCCGCCGCCATGTAGATACGGATCCGGGGTGCTCCCTTTGCGGACACGAGCGAGAGACCATTGATCATATCTTTTTGAGATGTCCGGCGGCCATGGCAATTTGGTATGCGTCCCTTCTCTCCTTTAGAGTTGAACATTTTGCATCTTTCCAGGATTTTTGGCACATTATTCTCCAGCAGCATGAATCCGAGGTGGTGGAGATGTGTCAGTCTTTGGTGTACAGCATTTGGGATGTGAGGAATAAGGTGATTTTTCGGAGTGGGAGATTGGTTGTTGGGGATGTTATTGATCGGGCCTTGGGGCTATTGGTACCAATTTCTCCGGCGGTGCGTGAGGAGCGGGGAGGGACCAAAGCGGTGTGGAGGAGGCCACAGGGAAGGGTGATTAAGCTAAACTTTGATGCTTCATTTGTGGATGGTATGGGAGCAGGATTAGGGATGGTTGCCCGCAACCGTCTTGGGGAGATCATGGCTGCTGCGACCTCCCATCCGGTCCCAGTTCTTTCGTCTCTGTTGGCAGAAGCGAGCGGGTTGAGGTGGACTTTACAGCTGGCAAGAGAGCTTGGTTTTCGTCGTGTCTGTTTAGAGACGGATTGTCTTCAGTTATATCAATGGTGGCAGAACGGTACAATGGGGAGATCTTACTTGGACACCATCATTGGAGATTGTCGTTCTTTAGTTCCGttttttgatg
This is a stretch of genomic DNA from Lotus japonicus ecotype B-129 chromosome 1, LjGifu_v1.2. It encodes these proteins:
- the LOC130741856 gene encoding uncharacterized protein LOC130741856, which gives rise to MHPTKAPGIDGFPAIFYQKFWGVIGDDVAWFCLQILQGQASLGIINHTLLVLIPKIKKAEHATQFRPISLCNVIFKIVTKTIANRLKLILPDLICEAQSAFVPNRLITDNALIAHECFHYMKKKITGRNDIMALKLDMAKAYDQIEWSFLRSVMENMGFPQNWVSLIMRCVSTVSFSIMLNGNPQTVFSPGRGLRQGDPLSPYLFILCGEVFSALIERVVLSANLSGIRVARAVPVISHLLFADDSIVFARANVDKARTLQAIVATYERASGQVINLDKSMLSVSRNVTDNRFDELKQLLNVKAVESYDKYLGLPTVIGKSKVQILNFVKERVWKKLKGWKEKALSRAGREVLIKAVAQAIPSYAMSCFILPDGICAEIDSMISRFLWSGDVTRRGLHWTGWKNLCKNKSDGGLSFRDFKSFNLSLVAKNWWRVYTQPDTLLARVFSGVYFPRGSILGAKKGYRPSYAWSSILKASWIFERGGLWRIGDGSKVHAWTDKWLPNGVPLTYQHDVVDSLGIVMVSDLIEKGPNRWRRDVVEEVFHPTTAAYILALPLGAHGGDDVLAWPHTTTGQYTSKTGYNYVCGLLALEVATSSSTAGSTLQPKLWRKFWATNALPRCKETAWRAICGFLPVRDQLFRRHVDTDPGCSLCGHERETIDHIFLRCPAAMAIWYASLLSFRVEHFASFQDFWHIILQQHESEVVEMCQSLVYSIWDVRNKVIFRSGRLVVGDVIDRALGLLVPISPAVREERGGTKAVWRRPQGRVIKLNFDASFVDGMGAGLGMVARNRLGEIMAAATSHPVPVLSSLLAEASGLRWTLQLARELGFRRVCLETDCLQLYQWWQNVADFLAKNASTYANCVWVEEAPDAVSGLVDLDVIASRPVGP